From Pseudomonas arsenicoxydans:
CATCGTGACGCACTTCATGCACGGCGCTGTGAATGGTGTAACCGGCCGGGTTGATTTCGTAAGGGCTGTCCATCAGCTTGTTGCCGGCCTGATCGACCTTGACCAGGCTTGAGGCGGTGATCTCGTGAAACATCAACCCGAACGGGTTGATCAGGAAATCTTCGGTGCCCGGCACCTTGGCCGAGATGTGCGTAAAGATCAGATCATCCCAGCCATGCGCGGCAACCAGACGGTAGCAGGCAGCCAGGTCGACGCGGGTCTGCCACTCGGCGGCACTGACCTGGTTTTTGACATTGTGGGGTGATTGGACGGGGGCAACATTCACGGCAAGGACCTCCTGTTCTTATTGTTTTACTGTCGTCTCAGCAGTCTAGTCAGCCCCGGGATTTCGTGTAGTTGCATTGGCAGCCAGCTTGATGGCCCAACGAGTCAGTTCAGGCCAAGACCTGGATCCATGTCAAAGGATTGCCGCCAGTAATGGTGCGCAAAACAAATTCAGCAGGCCCGTCAGCACCATGACAAGTCCCGCCACCGAACCTTCTTCACCGCCGACTTCATGGGCCCGGCTGACACCGGCACCGTGCGCGCCAACGCCAAACAGCGCGCCCCGTGCCAAGGCGCTGCGCAGCGGCAGCCACTTGAGCAGTATGCCGCCGAGCATCGCCCCGAATACGCCGGTGAACATCACGAACACCGCCGTCAGTTCCGGAACACCGCCGAGCTCATGAGCCAGGGGCATGGCAAACGGCGTGGTGATTGAGCGTGGCACCAGTGACAGGGTCACGGAACTGTCCAGCGCCAGCGCCTTGGCCAGACCGAATGAAGTGCCGATGGACGCCGCACTGCCCGCCAGCATGCCAAGCAGCAACGCCGACCAATGCCGCATCAGCATTTGCCGCTGTTGCCAGATCGGCACGGCAAACGCGACAGTCACCGGGCCCAGCACCCACATCAGCCAATGGGTGTCGCTCGAATATTCGGAATAGGCGGTATGCAGCGGTACCGCGAGCGCCATCAGCAGCGCCGGAACCAGAATCAGCGGCGATAACAGATAACGCCCGGTGCGTCGATAGATCCAGCGACTGAACACATAAGCCAGCAGCGTGAAGGCCAGCCAGAACATCGGCATCAGCTCAAGCTTCATGGGGCCTCCTCAAACGCACTACCGCTTCCACGGTAAACGCCGTCACGAGCATCACCATCAGCGTACTCATGCCGATCACCAGCAGAATCCGCCAGCCGTCATTGCGCATCAGGCCGCCATAATCGAGAAGGCTCATCAGCGCTGGAATAAAGAACAACAGCATCTCGGCCATCAACAAACCTGCACCCATTTGCAACATCGCCGGTTTGACCCCGCCTATGGCGAAGGCCAGCAGCAACAATGCCATGCCAATGACGCCGCCCGGGATCGGCCAGGAAAACCATGCGCTGATTGCGCAGCCGAGCAGATAAATGCCAAGCAGCACGGCCAATTCAGTCACCAGTCGAGCCAGTTTTTTCAGGGTTGATGCATGCATGATGTCGGTCCTCTCAAGGGCTCATTTTACGGAGCATACCCCCATCACCAAAACGAATTGTTAGACTCGATACCATTCCAATCTGGAATCAGGAATCAGGCCCATGGAATTCAAACAGCTACGCAGCTTCGTCGAAGTGATGCATCAAGGGGGGTTCACTCAAGCCGCCAAAACCCTGCACCTCAGCCAATCCGCGGTGAGCAAGCAAGTCGCGCAACTGGAACAGAGCCTGGGCACCCCGCTGCTCGAGCGCCTGGGATCGCAGTTGCGCCTGACCGCCGCTGGCAGCGTGGTCCTGCAACGGGCTGAAGGCATGCTTCGGCTGCGCAACGAGTTGCTCAGCGAACTGGATGACTTAAGCCAACTGGCACGTGGGGAACTGCGTCTGGGGCTGCCGCTACTGGGCAGCGATGCGCTGTTTGCCGAGTTGTT
This genomic window contains:
- a CDS encoding CidA/LrgA family protein, which encodes MHASTLKKLARLVTELAVLLGIYLLGCAISAWFSWPIPGGVIGMALLLLAFAIGGVKPAMLQMGAGLLMAEMLLFFIPALMSLLDYGGLMRNDGWRILLVIGMSTLMVMLVTAFTVEAVVRLRRPHEA
- a CDS encoding LrgB family protein; protein product: MKLELMPMFWLAFTLLAYVFSRWIYRRTGRYLLSPLILVPALLMALAVPLHTAYSEYSSDTHWLMWVLGPVTVAFAVPIWQQRQMLMRHWSALLLGMLAGSAASIGTSFGLAKALALDSSVTLSLVPRSITTPFAMPLAHELGGVPELTAVFVMFTGVFGAMLGGILLKWLPLRSALARGALFGVGAHGAGVSRAHEVGGEEGSVAGLVMVLTGLLNLFCAPLLAAIL